Proteins from a genomic interval of Daphnia pulex isolate KAP4 chromosome 4, ASM2113471v1:
- the LOC124192430 gene encoding indole-3-acetaldehyde oxidase-like isoform X2, with protein MNFSSGSIEFTVNGRLHTVDCNLNADTKLVDFLRQTALLTGTKWMCKEGGCGLCVVGFSAINILTNKKESRAVHSCLLPLLSCHGSEITTVEGIGSKKDGYHPVQSQLADMNGSQCGYCSPGMVMSMYSLLQKNSGAGVTMKEIESSLGGNICRCTGYRPIMDAFKTFAKDAPPELKSRCVDLEDLGNAICPKTGSACQGLCESNRLAKVVDGEIFKMGNWYRPESLEQLMELLSSFGGKVKYRLVAGNTGTGVYKEDGPYDVYVDINQIGDLYQISKDSPLIFGGGINLTVMQETLSSIGSTNPDYWYAVNLAEHIEKIGSVPVRNAGSIAGNLMMKHGHREFPSDLFIVLATIGAKITIISCKRETQQLTLEQFLETDMNGQIILNVTLPPLSTDHIIKTFKIMPRSCNAHAYINAGFCAKISRQENIRIVGKPTIIFGGIRSSLIHVTETENFLADKFLDVTFQNAQKVLDQELCPEEHLLNPDSDYLKTVAQGLFYKFVLTIFGDKAAPEFRSGALNLERKIMSGKQDYDIDSKEWPVNQPTIKVEARAQCSGEAKYIDDIPIRVDELYGAFVLSTAANCLLDKVDATLALKSDGVIAFFDALNINTGNVFFFANSGLNCDNNEEVFCSGKVLYAGQSLGLVVARNQKQAIEAAKLVRVTYRNHQKPVLTIKDALKDSTRIQKHSVSGSRRVVNVGDVEDGLSQSDTVVEGEFEIGSQYHFYMETLVAACVPVEDGMDVFCATQDQEAVQSAVANCLNLRNSQVNVQTRRLGGGFGGKISRSTLVAVACAIAASELSRPVRIALDLDTNMALTGGRLPYYCHYKAGVNKNGLLQAVDLKIISDCGCSFNEGTAYIAASFAKNCYASKCWKITPLLAKTDTASNTHCRAPGPIQGIAIIENLMEHLAHVRKEDPLDFRLKNLNRSDENEFSALQHIISEVRCSSNYDERHRQVNEFNCNNRWKKRGINLLPMVYPMYYSSYRYNVLVAVNRIDGSVSVSHGGIECGQGINTKVSQVVAKELGIDISLVSIKPTNTLTNTNGSVTGGSKTSELNCYAAMRACQKLKKKMLPIREKIQDDNWNVLVEKCYNSNVDLTARHFYSPKDDLTGYVIRGATVSEVEIDVLTGEKMIRRVDILEDAGLSINPLLDIGQVEGGFIMGLGLWTSEKMIYDPTTGKKLSRGTWNYYPPLNNDIPMDFRITMLKNAAHPFGVLRSKATGEPPLCMSVSVFFALRNAVNAARIDCRDSDWFRMDGPATIDTLHKLMKIDPSKFLF; from the exons atgaatttttcaagcGGAAGCATCGAATTCACCGTCAATGGCAGACTACATACAG TCGATTGCAATTTAAATGCCGATACAAAATTAGTTGATTTTCTGCGACAAACGGCTCTACTGACTGGAACCAAATGGATGTGCAA AGAGGGGGGTTGTGGATTgtgtgttgttggtttttcagCCATCAATATCCtaacgaataaaaaagagagccgTGCTGTCCATTCG TGCTTGCTGCCTTTGCTGTCTTGCCATGGCAGCGAGATCACCACAGTTGAAGgaattggaagcaaaaaaGATGGCTATCATCCAGTTCAG TCTCAATTGGCGGATATGAATGGAAGTCAGTGCGGCTATTGCTCTCCTGGAATGGTCATGTCCATGTACAG TTTGCTGCAGAAAAATAGCGGAGCTGGAGTGACTATGAAGGAAATCGAATCTTCTTTGGGCGGGAATATCTGCCGTTGCACCGGTTATCGTCCCATTATGGATGCGTTCAAGACATTTGCTAAAGATGCGCCTCCAGAACTCAAATCCCGGTGTGTTGATTTGGAG GATTTGGGGAATGCAATTTGTCCAAAAACGGGTTCCGCTTGCCAAGGACTTTGTGAAAGCAACCGACTTGCCAAAGTGGTTGACggagaaatattcaaaatgggAAATTGGTATCGACCAGAATCGCTGGAACAGCTGATGGAGCTTCTAAGTTCTTTTGGCGGGAAAGTGAAATATCGTCTTGTTGCGGGAAACACTGGAACTG GTGTGTACAAAGAGGACGGACCGTATGACGTTTACGTGGACATAAACCAAATTGGAGATTTGTATCAGATTTCAAAAGATTCCCCGCTAATATTTGGTGGCGGAATAAATTTAACTGTCATGCAAGAGACTTTATCCTCTATTGGATCCACGAATCCGGACTATTGGTACGCAGTGAATCTTGCCGAACACATAGAGAAAATTGGCAGCGTTCCAGTTCGTAAT GCAGGAAGTATTGCGGGGAATTTGATGATGAAACACGGACATCGTGAATTTCCCTCTGACTTATTCATCGTTCTTGCAACTATAGGAGCGAAAATCACCATTA tAAGCTGCAAAAGAGAAACTCAGCAACTAACATTGGAACAATTCCTTGAGACGGACATGAACGgccaaatcattttaaatgtGACACTTCCTCCATTATCAACGGATCACATTatcaaaactttcaaaattatgCCTCGTTCATGTAATGCGCATGCATACATAAACGCTGGATTTTGTGCGAAAATTTCACGCCAAGAGAATATTCGCATTGTAGGGAAACCTACAATTATCTTTGGAGGGATTCGTTCTTCGCTg ATACATGTGACCGAGACGGAGAATTTCTTGGCCGATAAATTCTTAGATGTGACGTTTCAAAATGCGCAGAAGGTATTGGATCAAGAACTTTGTCCTGAAGAGCATTTGTTGAATCCGGACAGTGACTATTTGAAGACCGTAGCACAAGGACTTTTTTACAAG tttgtgTTGACAATCTTTGGAGATAAAGCAGCACCTGAATTTCGATCTGGCGCTCTGAATTTGGAACGTAAAATTATGAGCGGCAAGCAGGACTATGACATTGATTCAAAGGAATGGCCTGTGAATCAACCAACCATCAAAGTTGAAGCAAGGGCGCAATGCTCAg GTGAAGCCAAATACATTGATGACATTCCGATACGTGTGGATGAACTTTATGGGGCGTTCGTTTTGAGCACTGCAGCAAATTGTTTACTGGATAAAGTGGATGCAACTTTAGCACTA aaaTCAGATGGGGTAATCGCTTTTTTTGATGCCTTAAATATTAACACcggaaatgtgtttttctttgctaACAGTGGCCTCAACTGCGACAATAACGAAGAG GTTTTTTGCTCCGGTAAAGTGTTGTACGCTGGTCAGTCTCTTGGATTAGTAGTCGCCCGTAATCAAAAGCAAGCAATCGAAGCCGCCAAATTGGTTCGGGTGACTTATAGGAACCACCAAAAGCCTGTATTGACAATCAAAGATGCTTTGAAAGATTCTACGAGAATTCAGAAACATTCCGTCTCTGGATCGCGGCGGGTGGTGAACGTCGGTGACGTTGAAG ACGGATTGTCTCAGTCTGACACTGTAGTCGAGggtgaatttgaaattggcaGTCAATATCACTTTTACATGGAAACCCTGGTTGCGGCGTGTGTTCCAGTCGAAGACGGAATGGACGTTTTTTGTGCCACTCAAGATCAGGAAGCCGTGCAAAGTGCAGTTGCGAATTGCCTTAATCTACGAAATTCCCA AGTTAATGTACAAACTCGTAGACTTGGTGGTGGTTTCGGTGGGAAAATATCCCGCTCCACACTTGTGGCTGTTGCTTGCGCAATTGCGGCATCGGAGTTGTCTAGACCGGTTCGAATAGCTTTAGATTTGGATACCAACATGGCGTTAACAGGTGGTCGTCTTCCGTATTATTGCCACTATAAG GCCGGAGTCAACAAGAATGGGCTTCTGCAGGCggttgatttgaaaataataagtgACTGCGGCTGCAGTTTCAATGAAGGAACTGCGTACATAGCTGCTTCGTTCGCAAAAAACTGTTACGCATCAAAATGTTGGAAGATCACACCCCTCTTAGCCAAAACGGATACGGCTTCCAATACCCATTGTCGTGCACCAG GTCCCATCCAAGGTATTGCtataatagaaaatttaatGGAGCATCTGGCGCATGTCCGGAAGGAAGACCCTCTTGATTTCCGATTGAAGAATTTAAATAGATccgatgaaaatgaattcagcGCTCTTCAACACATAATTAGTGAAGTGCGTTGCTCATCGAATTACGATGAAAGACATCGTCAG GTGAACGAATTTAACTGCAATAACAGATGGAAGAAACGGGGAATAAATCTGCTTCCCATGGTCTATCCAATGTATTATTCTTCATATCGTTACAACGTCTTGGTTGCAGTTAACCGCATCGATGGGTCCGTTAGTGTTTCTCACGGCGGAATCGAGTGTGGCCAGGGCATCAACACTAAA GTATCACAAGTGGTAGCCAAAGAACTGGGTATTGACATTTCTTTGGTTTCCATCAAACCAACCAACACTTTGACTAATACGAACGGATCCGTCACAGGAGGAAGCAAAACTAGTGAACTGAATTGCtac GCTGCTATGCGAGCATgtcaaaaattaaagaaaaaaatgctgcCAATCAGAGAGAAGATTCAAGACGATAACTGGAACGTGTTAGTCGAGAAATGTTACAACTCTAATGTGGACTTGACTGCTCGCCATTT tTATTCGCCTAAAGACGACCTTACAGGGTACGTTATTCGAGGAGCCACCGTTTCAGAAGTTGAAATTGACGTCCTAACGGGAGAGAAAATG ATTCGCCGTGTAGACATTCTAGAAGATGCTGGTCTCAGTATAAATCCCTTGTTGGATATTGGGCAAGTCGAAGGTGGTTTTATAATGGGCCTAGGATTATGGACGAGCGAGAAAATGATT TATGATCCAACCACAGGGAAGAAATTAAGTAGAGGAACTTGG AACTATTATCCTCCTTTGAATAATGACATACCAATGGATTTTCGCATCACGATGTTGAAAAATGCCGCCCATCCTTTTGGTGTATTACGAtctaaag ccACAGGAGAGCCACCACTGTGCATGTCCGTGTCAGTTTTCTTCGCCTTACGCAATGCAGTGAATGCAGCACGAATCGATTGTCGTGATTCAGACTGGTTTCGAATGG ATGGACCGGCAACCATTGATACGCTCCACAAACTTATGAAAATCGACCCTTCAAAGTTTTTATTCTGA
- the LOC124192430 gene encoding indole-3-acetaldehyde oxidase-like isoform X1: MADYIQDHILNTPVLFVKREANRILLVDCNLNADTKLVDFLRQTALLTGTKWMCKEGGCGLCVVGFSAINILTNKKESRAVHSCLLPLLSCHGSEITTVEGIGSKKDGYHPVQSQLADMNGSQCGYCSPGMVMSMYSLLQKNSGAGVTMKEIESSLGGNICRCTGYRPIMDAFKTFAKDAPPELKSRCVDLEDLGNAICPKTGSACQGLCESNRLAKVVDGEIFKMGNWYRPESLEQLMELLSSFGGKVKYRLVAGNTGTGVYKEDGPYDVYVDINQIGDLYQISKDSPLIFGGGINLTVMQETLSSIGSTNPDYWYAVNLAEHIEKIGSVPVRNAGSIAGNLMMKHGHREFPSDLFIVLATIGAKITIISCKRETQQLTLEQFLETDMNGQIILNVTLPPLSTDHIIKTFKIMPRSCNAHAYINAGFCAKISRQENIRIVGKPTIIFGGIRSSLIHVTETENFLADKFLDVTFQNAQKVLDQELCPEEHLLNPDSDYLKTVAQGLFYKFVLTIFGDKAAPEFRSGALNLERKIMSGKQDYDIDSKEWPVNQPTIKVEARAQCSGEAKYIDDIPIRVDELYGAFVLSTAANCLLDKVDATLALKSDGVIAFFDALNINTGNVFFFANSGLNCDNNEEVFCSGKVLYAGQSLGLVVARNQKQAIEAAKLVRVTYRNHQKPVLTIKDALKDSTRIQKHSVSGSRRVVNVGDVEDGLSQSDTVVEGEFEIGSQYHFYMETLVAACVPVEDGMDVFCATQDQEAVQSAVANCLNLRNSQVNVQTRRLGGGFGGKISRSTLVAVACAIAASELSRPVRIALDLDTNMALTGGRLPYYCHYKAGVNKNGLLQAVDLKIISDCGCSFNEGTAYIAASFAKNCYASKCWKITPLLAKTDTASNTHCRAPGPIQGIAIIENLMEHLAHVRKEDPLDFRLKNLNRSDENEFSALQHIISEVRCSSNYDERHRQVNEFNCNNRWKKRGINLLPMVYPMYYSSYRYNVLVAVNRIDGSVSVSHGGIECGQGINTKVSQVVAKELGIDISLVSIKPTNTLTNTNGSVTGGSKTSELNCYAAMRACQKLKKKMLPIREKIQDDNWNVLVEKCYNSNVDLTARHFYSPKDDLTGYVIRGATVSEVEIDVLTGEKMIRRVDILEDAGLSINPLLDIGQVEGGFIMGLGLWTSEKMIYDPTTGKKLSRGTWNYYPPLNNDIPMDFRITMLKNAAHPFGVLRSKATGEPPLCMSVSVFFALRNAVNAARIDCRDSDWFRMDGPATIDTLHKLMKIDPSKFLF, from the exons ATGGCAGACTACATACAG GACCATATTTTGAATACTCCCGTTCTTTTTGTAAAGAGGGAAGCGAATCGAATACTGCTAG TCGATTGCAATTTAAATGCCGATACAAAATTAGTTGATTTTCTGCGACAAACGGCTCTACTGACTGGAACCAAATGGATGTGCAA AGAGGGGGGTTGTGGATTgtgtgttgttggtttttcagCCATCAATATCCtaacgaataaaaaagagagccgTGCTGTCCATTCG TGCTTGCTGCCTTTGCTGTCTTGCCATGGCAGCGAGATCACCACAGTTGAAGgaattggaagcaaaaaaGATGGCTATCATCCAGTTCAG TCTCAATTGGCGGATATGAATGGAAGTCAGTGCGGCTATTGCTCTCCTGGAATGGTCATGTCCATGTACAG TTTGCTGCAGAAAAATAGCGGAGCTGGAGTGACTATGAAGGAAATCGAATCTTCTTTGGGCGGGAATATCTGCCGTTGCACCGGTTATCGTCCCATTATGGATGCGTTCAAGACATTTGCTAAAGATGCGCCTCCAGAACTCAAATCCCGGTGTGTTGATTTGGAG GATTTGGGGAATGCAATTTGTCCAAAAACGGGTTCCGCTTGCCAAGGACTTTGTGAAAGCAACCGACTTGCCAAAGTGGTTGACggagaaatattcaaaatgggAAATTGGTATCGACCAGAATCGCTGGAACAGCTGATGGAGCTTCTAAGTTCTTTTGGCGGGAAAGTGAAATATCGTCTTGTTGCGGGAAACACTGGAACTG GTGTGTACAAAGAGGACGGACCGTATGACGTTTACGTGGACATAAACCAAATTGGAGATTTGTATCAGATTTCAAAAGATTCCCCGCTAATATTTGGTGGCGGAATAAATTTAACTGTCATGCAAGAGACTTTATCCTCTATTGGATCCACGAATCCGGACTATTGGTACGCAGTGAATCTTGCCGAACACATAGAGAAAATTGGCAGCGTTCCAGTTCGTAAT GCAGGAAGTATTGCGGGGAATTTGATGATGAAACACGGACATCGTGAATTTCCCTCTGACTTATTCATCGTTCTTGCAACTATAGGAGCGAAAATCACCATTA tAAGCTGCAAAAGAGAAACTCAGCAACTAACATTGGAACAATTCCTTGAGACGGACATGAACGgccaaatcattttaaatgtGACACTTCCTCCATTATCAACGGATCACATTatcaaaactttcaaaattatgCCTCGTTCATGTAATGCGCATGCATACATAAACGCTGGATTTTGTGCGAAAATTTCACGCCAAGAGAATATTCGCATTGTAGGGAAACCTACAATTATCTTTGGAGGGATTCGTTCTTCGCTg ATACATGTGACCGAGACGGAGAATTTCTTGGCCGATAAATTCTTAGATGTGACGTTTCAAAATGCGCAGAAGGTATTGGATCAAGAACTTTGTCCTGAAGAGCATTTGTTGAATCCGGACAGTGACTATTTGAAGACCGTAGCACAAGGACTTTTTTACAAG tttgtgTTGACAATCTTTGGAGATAAAGCAGCACCTGAATTTCGATCTGGCGCTCTGAATTTGGAACGTAAAATTATGAGCGGCAAGCAGGACTATGACATTGATTCAAAGGAATGGCCTGTGAATCAACCAACCATCAAAGTTGAAGCAAGGGCGCAATGCTCAg GTGAAGCCAAATACATTGATGACATTCCGATACGTGTGGATGAACTTTATGGGGCGTTCGTTTTGAGCACTGCAGCAAATTGTTTACTGGATAAAGTGGATGCAACTTTAGCACTA aaaTCAGATGGGGTAATCGCTTTTTTTGATGCCTTAAATATTAACACcggaaatgtgtttttctttgctaACAGTGGCCTCAACTGCGACAATAACGAAGAG GTTTTTTGCTCCGGTAAAGTGTTGTACGCTGGTCAGTCTCTTGGATTAGTAGTCGCCCGTAATCAAAAGCAAGCAATCGAAGCCGCCAAATTGGTTCGGGTGACTTATAGGAACCACCAAAAGCCTGTATTGACAATCAAAGATGCTTTGAAAGATTCTACGAGAATTCAGAAACATTCCGTCTCTGGATCGCGGCGGGTGGTGAACGTCGGTGACGTTGAAG ACGGATTGTCTCAGTCTGACACTGTAGTCGAGggtgaatttgaaattggcaGTCAATATCACTTTTACATGGAAACCCTGGTTGCGGCGTGTGTTCCAGTCGAAGACGGAATGGACGTTTTTTGTGCCACTCAAGATCAGGAAGCCGTGCAAAGTGCAGTTGCGAATTGCCTTAATCTACGAAATTCCCA AGTTAATGTACAAACTCGTAGACTTGGTGGTGGTTTCGGTGGGAAAATATCCCGCTCCACACTTGTGGCTGTTGCTTGCGCAATTGCGGCATCGGAGTTGTCTAGACCGGTTCGAATAGCTTTAGATTTGGATACCAACATGGCGTTAACAGGTGGTCGTCTTCCGTATTATTGCCACTATAAG GCCGGAGTCAACAAGAATGGGCTTCTGCAGGCggttgatttgaaaataataagtgACTGCGGCTGCAGTTTCAATGAAGGAACTGCGTACATAGCTGCTTCGTTCGCAAAAAACTGTTACGCATCAAAATGTTGGAAGATCACACCCCTCTTAGCCAAAACGGATACGGCTTCCAATACCCATTGTCGTGCACCAG GTCCCATCCAAGGTATTGCtataatagaaaatttaatGGAGCATCTGGCGCATGTCCGGAAGGAAGACCCTCTTGATTTCCGATTGAAGAATTTAAATAGATccgatgaaaatgaattcagcGCTCTTCAACACATAATTAGTGAAGTGCGTTGCTCATCGAATTACGATGAAAGACATCGTCAG GTGAACGAATTTAACTGCAATAACAGATGGAAGAAACGGGGAATAAATCTGCTTCCCATGGTCTATCCAATGTATTATTCTTCATATCGTTACAACGTCTTGGTTGCAGTTAACCGCATCGATGGGTCCGTTAGTGTTTCTCACGGCGGAATCGAGTGTGGCCAGGGCATCAACACTAAA GTATCACAAGTGGTAGCCAAAGAACTGGGTATTGACATTTCTTTGGTTTCCATCAAACCAACCAACACTTTGACTAATACGAACGGATCCGTCACAGGAGGAAGCAAAACTAGTGAACTGAATTGCtac GCTGCTATGCGAGCATgtcaaaaattaaagaaaaaaatgctgcCAATCAGAGAGAAGATTCAAGACGATAACTGGAACGTGTTAGTCGAGAAATGTTACAACTCTAATGTGGACTTGACTGCTCGCCATTT tTATTCGCCTAAAGACGACCTTACAGGGTACGTTATTCGAGGAGCCACCGTTTCAGAAGTTGAAATTGACGTCCTAACGGGAGAGAAAATG ATTCGCCGTGTAGACATTCTAGAAGATGCTGGTCTCAGTATAAATCCCTTGTTGGATATTGGGCAAGTCGAAGGTGGTTTTATAATGGGCCTAGGATTATGGACGAGCGAGAAAATGATT TATGATCCAACCACAGGGAAGAAATTAAGTAGAGGAACTTGG AACTATTATCCTCCTTTGAATAATGACATACCAATGGATTTTCGCATCACGATGTTGAAAAATGCCGCCCATCCTTTTGGTGTATTACGAtctaaag ccACAGGAGAGCCACCACTGTGCATGTCCGTGTCAGTTTTCTTCGCCTTACGCAATGCAGTGAATGCAGCACGAATCGATTGTCGTGATTCAGACTGGTTTCGAATGG ATGGACCGGCAACCATTGATACGCTCCACAAACTTATGAAAATCGACCCTTCAAAGTTTTTATTCTGA